The following nucleotide sequence is from Pseudomonas putida S13.1.2.
CAGGTCGCCGCCAAGGATCTTCATGAAGGTCGACTTGCCGCAACCGTTGGCGCCGATCAGGCCGTAGCGGTTGCCGTTGTTGAATTTTACGGAAACGTTTTCGAACAGCGGCTTGGAGCCGAACTGCATGGTGATGTTAGCGGTAGAAATCAAGTGCTTGTCCTGCGGGGGTTCCAGAGGTGTATTTAGGCCCTCTCGTCAGTTTTGGGCCAATTTTGGGCCAATTCGACTCGGGGCGGCAGCTTCTCCAGCTCCCTCCAGTCCGAGGAGGAGCTGATCCATTTCGCGTAGGTAGAGAGCAACATCTCGACGCTGTGGCCGAGCTGGCTCGCGATGAACGCGGGGTTCATCCCAGACATCAGGCACATGGTTGCGTAGGTGTGGCGGGTGTCGTACTGACGGCGTTCACGGATGTTCAGCGCCTTCAGCGCCGATTTGAAGTGGCGGATTGTAACACTTGGCTCGTTAATCCACAGCCCACCTTTGCTAGGTTGGAACACGAAGGGGCTAGTAGGGTGGGCCGACTTGGACGCCATGCGACGAAGAGTAGCCATTCGCTGGGCCTGGTTGATGGCGTTTAGTGCTCGCTCGTTTAACAGGACCACCCGATGATGCTTGGTTTTCGTGCGTTCCTGGGGGGCACGGTTAACGATGATCCGGCGAACCGTCGCGGAGCGCTGATCAAGGTCGATGTCCTCCCACTTCAGGCCCATTGCTTCGCCAGGGCGGACTCCAGTAAAGAAGCAAAACTCGAAGAACGCTGCGTAGATCTGCGAGTATTTCTGAAGCGTCGCATACAGGTGGGAGATTATCGCCTCTGCTTCCGCCCTGGTGTAAGGGTCTACGACCTTCTTGACGGCCCTTGGCTTATCGAGCGAGTTGGTGGGGTTCTTGGCGATCAAACCATCGAGGACCGCTGTCTTGAAAACGCTGGACAGC
It contains:
- a CDS encoding site-specific integrase, with translation MARKPVGLPPGIEIRGDSLRIRFTWNGERRGETLAHPPTAQGIRAASRVRDQVVNLIRHDLLDDEKYAELFPGSEVARRTAESIPSLGAYTQMWLDSRHIVEGTRNNYKSVFNIYWMPYLGLRRIDMITPTMLRGVISQIQWTSVGVKRNAIIKLSSVFKTAVLDGLIAKNPTNSLDKPRAVKKVVDPYTRAEAEAIISHLYATLQKYSQIYAAFFEFCFFTGVRPGEAMGLKWEDIDLDQRSATVRRIIVNRAPQERTKTKHHRVVLLNERALNAINQAQRMATLRRMASKSAHPTSPFVFQPSKGGLWINEPSVTIRHFKSALKALNIRERRQYDTRHTYATMCLMSGMNPAFIASQLGHSVEMLLSTYAKWISSSSDWRELEKLPPRVELAQNWPKTDERA